In the genome of Kitasatospora cathayae, one region contains:
- a CDS encoding cobalt-precorrin-5B (C(1))-methyltransferase: MAAAGAEAGGRAGQLKSSGLRHGWTTGACATAATKAAYTALLTGEFPDPVTITLPKGQQPAFALAAEQLTVAEPPATSAEQPNAAEQPTPSGEERVSAMAGVVKDAGDDPDVTHGALVRATVRPGEPGAGVVFRAGPGVGTVTKEGLPLAVGEPAINPVPRQMIREVVAEVAAAHGGSGDVVVEVSVDHGEEIARSTWNPRLGILGGLSILGTTGIVVPYSCSAWIDSIRRGVDVARAAGRTHVAGCTGSTSEKVAVAVHGLPEDALLDMGDFAGAVLKYLKRHPVPRLTIAGGFAKLSKLAYGHLDLHSARSQVDKGYLAELARRGGADEELVAAVAAANTGLEAVQLCRTAEVPLGDLVAEAARATALGVLLGSPVAVDVICIDRAGTIVGRAEPLGS, encoded by the coding sequence GCAGCGGGTGCCGAGGCGGGAGGCCGGGCCGGCCAGCTGAAGAGCAGCGGGCTGCGACACGGCTGGACGACGGGCGCCTGCGCCACTGCCGCCACCAAGGCCGCGTACACCGCGCTGCTCACCGGCGAGTTCCCGGATCCGGTCACCATCACCCTCCCCAAGGGCCAGCAGCCCGCCTTCGCCCTCGCCGCGGAGCAGCTGACCGTGGCCGAGCCGCCGGCCACGAGCGCCGAGCAGCCGAATGCGGCCGAGCAGCCGACCCCCTCCGGCGAGGAACGGGTCAGCGCCATGGCCGGGGTGGTCAAGGACGCCGGCGACGACCCCGACGTGACCCACGGCGCCCTGGTCCGCGCGACCGTACGGCCCGGCGAACCCGGCGCCGGGGTGGTGTTCCGGGCCGGCCCCGGCGTCGGGACGGTCACCAAGGAGGGCCTGCCGCTGGCGGTCGGCGAGCCCGCGATCAACCCGGTGCCCCGGCAGATGATCCGCGAGGTCGTGGCCGAGGTGGCGGCGGCGCACGGTGGCAGCGGGGACGTGGTGGTCGAGGTCTCCGTCGACCACGGCGAGGAGATCGCCCGCTCGACCTGGAACCCCCGCCTCGGCATCCTCGGCGGCCTGTCCATCCTCGGCACCACCGGGATCGTCGTCCCCTACTCCTGCTCGGCCTGGATCGATTCCATCCGCCGCGGGGTGGACGTGGCCCGGGCGGCCGGGCGCACCCACGTGGCGGGCTGCACCGGTTCGACCTCGGAGAAGGTCGCGGTCGCGGTGCACGGGCTGCCCGAGGACGCGCTGCTCGACATGGGCGACTTCGCCGGGGCCGTCCTCAAGTACCTCAAGCGCCACCCGGTGCCGCGGCTGACCATCGCGGGCGGCTTCGCCAAGCTCTCCAAGCTCGCCTACGGCCACCTCGACCTGCACTCGGCGCGCTCCCAGGTGGACAAGGGGTACCTGGCCGAACTGGCCCGGCGCGGCGGGGCGGACGAGGAGCTGGTCGCGGCGGTGGCGGCGGCCAACACCGGGCTGGAGGCGGTGCAACTCTGCCGGACGGCCGAGGTGCCGCTCGGTGACCTGGTCGCCGAGGCGGCCCGGGCGACGGCGCTCGGCGTGCTGCTCGGTTCGCCCGTCGCGGTGGACGTCATCTGCATCGACCGCGCGGGCACCATCGTCGGCCGGGCGGAACCGCTCGGCTCCTGA
- the cbiE gene encoding precorrin-6y C5,15-methyltransferase (decarboxylating) subunit CbiE, whose product MPELPPPITVVGIGADGWPGLAADSRAALRSAEVVIGGTRQLELLPHEEVTAERVAWPSPLRPAVPGLLADHAGRRLAVLASGDPMFFGIGRTLADTVGAERLRVLPHPSSVSYACARLGWPLEATEVVSLVGRPLDALALALHPGRRLLVLSADAGTPAAVAALLAERGFGTARLRVLEQLGSPAERQLDGPAADWPHPPGDPLNLIAIELGDGPRGSLVPGLPDTAYESDGQLTKRHVRAATLATLAPSPGELLWDVGGGSGSIAIEWLRAHRDCQAVSIERDPVRAERISHNAAALGVPRLRVVTGPAPAALAELPTPDAVFIGGGLTAPGLLDSCWAALRPGGRLVANTVTLESEALLTEWYRRHGGELVKLAVAHAVPVGGFTGWRQAMPVTQWSAVKPNTPQEDAS is encoded by the coding sequence GTGCCCGAGCTGCCACCTCCGATCACCGTCGTCGGGATCGGGGCCGACGGCTGGCCCGGTCTCGCCGCCGACTCCCGTGCCGCGCTGCGGTCCGCCGAGGTGGTGATCGGCGGCACCCGGCAGCTGGAGCTGCTCCCCCACGAGGAGGTCACCGCCGAGCGCGTCGCCTGGCCGTCCCCGCTGCGCCCGGCCGTCCCCGGGTTGCTCGCCGACCACGCCGGCCGCCGCCTCGCCGTCCTGGCCAGCGGCGACCCGATGTTCTTCGGCATCGGCCGCACCCTCGCCGACACCGTCGGTGCCGAACGGCTGCGCGTCCTGCCGCACCCGTCCTCGGTCTCCTACGCCTGTGCCCGGCTCGGCTGGCCGCTGGAGGCCACCGAGGTGGTCAGCCTGGTCGGTCGACCGCTGGACGCCCTCGCGCTCGCCCTCCACCCCGGGCGCCGCCTGCTGGTGCTCAGCGCCGACGCCGGCACCCCGGCCGCCGTCGCCGCGCTGCTCGCCGAGCGCGGCTTCGGCACCGCCCGCCTGCGCGTGCTCGAACAGCTCGGCTCCCCCGCCGAGCGACAGCTCGACGGCCCCGCCGCCGACTGGCCGCACCCGCCCGGCGACCCGCTGAACCTGATCGCGATCGAACTCGGCGACGGCCCGCGCGGCTCGCTCGTCCCCGGCCTGCCCGACACCGCGTACGAGAGCGACGGCCAGCTCACCAAGCGGCACGTCCGCGCCGCCACCCTGGCCACCCTCGCCCCGTCCCCCGGCGAACTGCTCTGGGACGTCGGCGGCGGTTCCGGCTCGATCGCCATCGAGTGGCTGCGCGCCCACCGGGACTGCCAGGCCGTCAGCATCGAGCGCGATCCGGTCCGAGCCGAGCGGATCAGCCACAACGCCGCCGCGCTCGGCGTGCCCCGACTCCGGGTGGTGACCGGCCCGGCCCCCGCCGCACTCGCCGAACTCCCCACCCCCGACGCCGTGTTCATCGGCGGCGGCCTCACCGCTCCCGGCCTGTTGGACAGTTGCTGGGCCGCCCTGCGCCCCGGCGGCCGGCTGGTCGCCAACACCGTGACGCTGGAGTCCGAGGCGCTGCTCACCGAGTGGTACCGGCGCCACGGCGGGGAGTTGGTCAAACTGGCCGTCGCCCACGCCGTCCCGGTCGGCGGCTTCACCGGGTGGCGGCAGGCCATGCCGGTCACCCAGTGGTCCGCCGTCAAGCCCAACACCCCCCAGGAGGACGCCTCGTGA
- a CDS encoding EamA family transporter produces MTSPASPQPATTPDSTPTGSTPTAPVTVPATARLSGAVWLALAVVYVVWGSTYLAIRIAVETMPSFFSAAARFLTAGLLLLGYLLVRQGPAGLRVSGRQLASAALVGVLLLTGGNGLVVLGETSVPSGLAALLVAAVPLWMVVLTAFGGGERPKRAELAGVLLGLVGLGVLSAPAIGGSVEPLGVVLIICATLAWAAGSFASKKIPMPGNVLAASAYQMLAGGLCNVLIGLARGEQHGLDLGAVSGRSWLALGYLVLFGSLLAFTAYAWLLQSAPLTLVATYAYVNPVVAVLLGWLILAEPLTGPTLVGGSIVVVGVCLVVSVSRRPGSRSKPKATSARR; encoded by the coding sequence ATGACATCACCCGCCTCCCCACAACCGGCGACGACCCCCGACAGCACCCCCACCGGCAGCACCCCGACCGCCCCCGTGACCGTTCCCGCCACCGCCCGCCTCTCCGGCGCGGTCTGGCTCGCCCTCGCGGTGGTCTACGTGGTCTGGGGCTCGACCTACCTCGCGATCCGGATCGCGGTCGAGACGATGCCCTCCTTCTTCTCCGCCGCCGCCCGCTTCCTCACCGCCGGCCTGCTGCTGCTCGGCTACCTGCTGGTCCGCCAGGGCCCGGCCGGCCTGCGGGTGAGCGGCCGCCAGCTGGCCTCCGCCGCCCTGGTCGGGGTGCTGCTGCTGACCGGCGGCAACGGCCTGGTGGTGCTCGGCGAGACCTCCGTTCCGTCCGGACTGGCCGCCCTGCTGGTGGCCGCCGTCCCGCTGTGGATGGTCGTGCTGACGGCCTTCGGCGGCGGCGAGCGCCCGAAGCGCGCCGAGCTCGCCGGGGTGCTGCTGGGCCTGGTCGGTCTCGGTGTGCTGTCCGCCCCCGCGATCGGCGGGTCCGTCGAGCCGCTCGGTGTGGTCCTGATCATCTGCGCGACGCTGGCCTGGGCGGCCGGCTCGTTCGCGAGCAAGAAGATCCCGATGCCGGGCAACGTGCTCGCCGCGAGCGCCTACCAGATGCTGGCGGGCGGCCTGTGCAACGTGCTGATCGGGCTGGCCCGCGGTGAGCAGCACGGGCTGGACCTCGGCGCCGTCTCCGGCCGGTCCTGGCTGGCCCTCGGCTACCTGGTGCTGTTCGGTTCGCTGCTCGCCTTCACCGCGTACGCCTGGCTGTTGCAGTCGGCCCCGCTGACCCTGGTCGCCACCTACGCGTACGTGAACCCGGTGGTCGCGGTGCTGCTGGGCTGGCTGATCCTGGCCGAGCCGCTGACCGGTCCGACGCTGGTGGGCGGGTCGATCGTGGTGGTCGGCGTCTGCCTGGTGGTGAGCGTCAGCCGGCGGCCGGGGAGTCGGTCGAAGCCGAAGGCGACGTCCGCGCGTAGGTGA
- a CDS encoding DinB family protein, whose translation MTDDQRTATLRTADERATLASFLDYQRDTLAMKCAGLTAEQLRTRVLEPSGLSLLGLVRHLAEVERSWFRNVLNDESRHGFWKHPDGTFAEFDVETADPEEAFAVWRRECDHARELVAAAPSLDVLGHYGEEVFSLRWILTHMIEEYARHNGHADLLREHLDGSTGE comes from the coding sequence ATGACCGATGACCAGCGCACCGCCACCCTGCGCACCGCCGACGAACGGGCCACCCTGGCAAGCTTCCTGGACTACCAGCGCGACACCCTGGCGATGAAGTGCGCCGGCCTGACCGCCGAACAGCTCCGCACCCGCGTACTGGAACCCTCCGGGCTCTCCCTGCTCGGACTGGTCCGCCACCTCGCCGAGGTGGAGCGCAGCTGGTTCCGCAACGTCCTCAACGATGAATCCCGGCACGGTTTCTGGAAGCACCCCGACGGCACCTTCGCCGAGTTCGACGTCGAGACCGCCGACCCGGAGGAGGCCTTCGCCGTCTGGCGCCGCGAGTGCGACCACGCGCGGGAACTCGTCGCCGCCGCACCGTCGTTGGACGTCCTGGGCCACTACGGCGAGGAGGTCTTCTCGCTGCGCTGGATCCTCACCCACATGATCGAGGAGTACGCCCGCCACAACGGCCACGCCGACCTCCTGCGCGAGCACCTCGACGGCAGCACCGGCGAGTAG
- a CDS encoding UDP-N-acetylglucosamine 1-carboxyvinyltransferase translates to MTGDYLTRIGTLIRTARQHRGWSQAQLGEALGTSQSAVNRIEQGKQNVSLEMIARIGEALNSEIVSLGYSGPMHLRVTGGTRLSGAIDVRSSKNACVAILCASLLTTGRTTIRSVARIEEVYRILEVLTSIGVKSRWLNDGRDLELTPPAELDLAAMDVEAARRTRSVLMFLGPLMHRAQRFAIPYAGGCDLGTRTVQPHLTALRRFGLEVATTGGAYHASVEPGTPLDRPIVLTERGDTVTENALLAAARHDGVSVIRNASPNYMVQDLCFFLEKLGVRIEGIGTTTLTVHGVPQITCDVDYTPAEDPVEAMSLLAAAVVTSSELTIRRVPIEFLEIELAVLEGMGLDYDRTPEYRAHNGQTRLVDLTVRPSKLTAPIDTIHPMPFPGINIDNVPFFAAIAAAAHGTTMIHDWVYDNRAIYLTELTRLGADVKLLDPHRVLVQGPTRWRAAEMMCPPALRPAVVILLAMLAAQGTSVLRNVYVINRGYEDLAERLNSIGAQIETFRDI, encoded by the coding sequence GTGACAGGCGACTACCTCACCCGTATCGGCACTCTCATCCGTACCGCGCGCCAGCACCGCGGCTGGTCCCAGGCGCAGCTCGGAGAGGCACTCGGCACCAGCCAGAGCGCGGTCAACCGCATCGAACAGGGCAAGCAGAACGTCAGCCTTGAGATGATCGCCCGCATCGGCGAAGCCCTCAACAGCGAGATCGTCTCCCTCGGCTACTCCGGCCCGATGCACCTGCGCGTCACCGGCGGCACCCGGCTCTCCGGCGCCATCGACGTCCGCAGCAGCAAGAACGCCTGCGTCGCGATCCTGTGCGCCTCGCTGCTGACCACCGGCCGCACCACGATCCGCAGCGTCGCCCGGATCGAGGAGGTCTACCGCATCCTCGAGGTGCTCACCAGCATCGGCGTCAAGAGCCGCTGGCTGAACGACGGCCGCGACCTCGAACTCACCCCGCCCGCCGAGCTCGACCTCGCCGCGATGGACGTCGAGGCCGCCCGCCGCACCCGCAGCGTGCTGATGTTCCTCGGCCCGCTGATGCACCGCGCCCAGCGCTTCGCCATCCCGTACGCGGGCGGCTGCGACCTCGGCACCCGCACCGTCCAGCCGCACCTGACCGCGCTGCGCCGCTTCGGCCTGGAGGTCGCCACCACCGGCGGCGCCTACCACGCCTCGGTCGAGCCGGGCACCCCGCTGGACCGCCCCATCGTGCTGACCGAGCGCGGGGACACCGTCACCGAGAACGCCCTGCTGGCCGCCGCGCGGCACGACGGCGTCAGCGTCATCCGCAACGCCTCGCCCAACTACATGGTCCAGGACCTCTGCTTCTTCCTGGAGAAGCTGGGCGTCCGGATCGAGGGCATCGGCACCACCACCCTCACCGTCCACGGCGTCCCGCAGATCACCTGCGACGTCGACTACACCCCGGCCGAGGACCCGGTGGAGGCGATGAGCCTGCTCGCCGCCGCCGTGGTCACCTCCTCCGAGCTGACCATCCGCCGGGTGCCGATCGAGTTCCTGGAGATCGAGCTCGCGGTGCTGGAGGGCATGGGCCTCGACTACGACCGGACCCCCGAGTACCGGGCCCACAACGGCCAGACCCGCCTGGTCGACCTCACCGTGCGCCCCTCCAAGCTGACCGCGCCGATCGACACCATCCACCCGATGCCGTTCCCCGGCATCAACATAGACAACGTGCCGTTCTTCGCCGCCATCGCCGCGGCCGCCCACGGCACCACGATGATCCACGACTGGGTCTACGACAACCGCGCGATCTACCTCACCGAGCTGACCCGGCTCGGCGCGGACGTCAAGCTGCTCGACCCGCACCGGGTGCTGGTTCAGGGCCCGACCCGCTGGCGCGCCGCCGAAATGATGTGCCCGCCCGCGCTGCGCCCCGCCGTGGTCATCCTGCTCGCGATGCTCGCCGCCCAGGGCACCTCCGTGCTGCGCAACGTCTACGTCATCAACCGCGGTTACGAGGACCTCGCCGAGCGCCTCAACTCGATCGGCGCCCAGATCGAGACCTTCCGCGACATCTGA
- the cobM gene encoding precorrin-4 C(11)-methyltransferase — protein MTVYFIGAGPGAADLITLRGQRILARAEVCLYAGSLVPRELLDECPPGARLIDTAQLNLDQITAELVAAHRAGQDVARLHSGDPSVFSAVAEQMRRLDAAAVPYEVVPGVPAFAAAAAALKRELTVPTVGQTVILTRIAKRATPMPEGEDLATLGRSGALLVLHLAAGYVDDVVEQLLPHYGADCPAAVVAMASRPDELVLRGTLADIAGQVKEAGVVRTAVIIVGRTLAAEQFRDSHLYSADRERPHEPCGA, from the coding sequence GTGACCGTCTACTTCATCGGAGCCGGCCCGGGCGCCGCCGACCTGATCACCCTGCGCGGCCAGCGAATCCTGGCCCGCGCCGAGGTCTGCCTCTACGCCGGCAGCCTCGTCCCGCGCGAGCTGCTGGACGAGTGCCCGCCCGGCGCCCGGCTGATCGACACCGCGCAGCTCAACCTGGACCAGATCACCGCCGAACTGGTCGCCGCACACCGGGCGGGCCAGGACGTGGCCCGGCTGCACTCCGGCGACCCGTCCGTCTTCTCCGCCGTCGCCGAGCAGATGCGCCGCCTGGACGCGGCCGCCGTTCCGTACGAGGTCGTCCCCGGCGTGCCCGCCTTCGCCGCCGCCGCGGCCGCGCTGAAGCGGGAGTTGACGGTGCCGACCGTCGGCCAGACCGTCATCCTGACCCGGATCGCCAAGCGCGCCACCCCGATGCCCGAGGGCGAGGACCTCGCCACCCTCGGCCGCAGCGGCGCCCTGCTGGTGTTGCACCTGGCCGCCGGCTACGTGGACGACGTGGTCGAGCAGTTGCTCCCGCACTACGGCGCGGACTGCCCCGCCGCGGTGGTGGCGATGGCCAGCCGCCCGGACGAGCTGGTGCTGCGCGGCACGCTCGCCGACATCGCAGGGCAGGTCAAGGAGGCGGGTGTGGTGCGCACCGCCGTCATCATCGTCGGCCGCACGCTCGCCGCCGAGCAGTTCCGCGACAGCCACCTCTACTCGGCGGACCGCGAGCGCCCGCACGAGCCCTGCGGCGCATGA
- a CDS encoding gamma-glutamylcyclotransferase family protein, which produces MSASEQASPVEPPLPFFVYGTLRSGGRNHAVHLAGRCSGIRPAVLDGAALHEGPGYPFAVADATPGRRVVGELVTVRPGAYAGALADLDRLEGCRADGTGLYVRRRLAVRTAAGERREAWVYLAGPAAEARLRARPALIASGDWTER; this is translated from the coding sequence GTGTCCGCGTCCGAGCAGGCCTCACCGGTCGAGCCTCCCCTGCCGTTCTTCGTGTACGGCACCCTGCGCAGCGGCGGCCGCAACCACGCCGTCCACCTGGCCGGGCGCTGCAGCGGGATCCGGCCGGCAGTGCTGGACGGCGCCGCGCTGCACGAGGGACCGGGGTACCCGTTCGCGGTGGCGGACGCGACGCCCGGGCGCCGGGTCGTGGGCGAGCTGGTCACCGTGCGCCCGGGCGCGTACGCCGGGGCGCTCGCGGACCTGGACCGGCTGGAGGGCTGCCGGGCGGACGGGACGGGGCTGTACGTGCGGCGGCGGTTGGCGGTGCGGACGGCGGCGGGCGAGCGGCGCGAGGCCTGGGTGTACCTCGCCGGGCCGGCCGCCGAGGCGCGGCTGCGGGCACGGCCGGCGCTGATCGCCTCGGGAGACTGGACGGAAAGGTGA
- a CDS encoding dihydrofolate reductase family protein gives MRKLSYFVGATIDGFIAAPDGGYDFYAPFLTEDYTPTIFTEYPETVATPGRAAVGIADAPNKRFDTVLQGRGSYDAGLAVGLTSPYAHLRQIVFSRSLETSPDPAVEVTTEDPLSVVRRLKQEDGLGIWLCGGADLAGQLLPEIDELIVKQYPVVVGSGIPLFRAGFEPRAFTLTDSRIFERGNVVLTYARTSPSASTDSPAAG, from the coding sequence ATGCGCAAGCTCAGCTACTTCGTCGGCGCCACCATCGACGGCTTCATCGCCGCGCCGGACGGCGGCTACGACTTCTACGCCCCGTTCCTCACCGAGGACTACACCCCGACGATCTTCACCGAGTACCCGGAGACCGTCGCCACCCCCGGCCGCGCGGCGGTCGGCATCGCGGACGCCCCCAACAAGCGGTTCGACACCGTGCTCCAGGGCCGCGGCAGCTACGACGCCGGGCTGGCCGTCGGACTCACCAGCCCGTACGCCCACCTGCGGCAGATCGTCTTCTCCCGCTCCCTGGAGACCAGCCCGGACCCGGCGGTGGAGGTCACCACCGAGGACCCGCTGAGCGTCGTCCGCCGACTCAAGCAGGAGGACGGGCTCGGCATCTGGCTCTGCGGGGGCGCCGACCTGGCCGGTCAGCTGCTGCCCGAGATCGACGAACTGATCGTCAAGCAGTACCCGGTGGTGGTCGGGTCGGGCATCCCGCTGTTCCGCGCCGGCTTCGAGCCGCGCGCCTTCACGCTCACCGACAGCCGGATCTTCGAGCGGGGGAACGTCGTCCTCACCTACGCGCGGACGTCGCCTTCGGCTTCGACCGACTCCCCGGCCGCCGGCTGA
- a CDS encoding cobalt-precorrin-6A reductase, giving the protein MSGAAAHVLILGGTTEGRALAAALDGRPSLRVTSSLAGRVAQPRLPAGEVRIGGFGGPDGLAAWLRAEGVAAVVDATHPFAAGMSRNAALAAAATGVPLLVLRRPGFAPVPGDRWHLVPSLAAAAELLPGLGRRVLLSSGRQGIGAFAHLDGLHFLARSVDPPEPPLPPSLEVLLDRGPFTLDGERALLRDHRIDVVVTKDSGGAATAPKLTAARELGLPVVVVERPPVPEGVPVAADVAGAVRWLERTV; this is encoded by the coding sequence ATGAGCGGGGCCGCGGCGCACGTCCTGATCCTCGGCGGGACGACGGAGGGGCGGGCGCTGGCCGCCGCGCTGGACGGCCGTCCGTCCCTGCGGGTCACCAGCTCGCTGGCCGGACGCGTCGCCCAACCCCGGCTGCCCGCCGGGGAGGTGCGGATCGGCGGCTTCGGCGGCCCGGACGGGCTGGCCGCCTGGCTGCGCGCCGAAGGGGTGGCGGCCGTGGTGGACGCCACCCACCCGTTCGCCGCCGGGATGTCCCGCAACGCCGCCCTCGCGGCCGCCGCCACCGGTGTGCCGCTGCTGGTGCTGCGCCGCCCCGGCTTCGCGCCCGTCCCCGGGGACCGCTGGCACCTCGTGCCCTCGCTCGCGGCGGCCGCCGAGCTGCTGCCCGGCCTCGGACGGCGGGTCCTCCTCAGCTCCGGCCGGCAGGGCATCGGCGCCTTCGCCCACCTGGACGGGCTGCACTTCCTCGCCCGCTCGGTGGACCCGCCCGAGCCGCCGCTGCCACCCTCGCTCGAAGTCCTGCTGGACCGCGGCCCGTTCACCCTCGACGGCGAGCGGGCGCTGCTGCGCGACCACCGGATCGACGTGGTCGTCACCAAGGACAGCGGGGGCGCCGCGACCGCGCCCAAGCTCACCGCGGCCCGCGAACTCGGCCTGCCGGTGGTCGTGGTGGAGCGCCCGCCGGTGCCGGAGGGCGTACCGGTCGCGGCGGACGTGGCGGGCGCGGTGCGCTGGCTGGAGCGAACGGTCTGA